A part of Candidatus Palauibacter australiensis genomic DNA contains:
- a CDS encoding YicC family protein — translation MIRSMTGYGSATVTRETGTVTVEARSVNSRGLKVVVKAPPGVERAESELRALAESRARRGRLDLFVRVEGAPEAGGASLDEARVREVLDACARLRDDFGVSGEPDMASLLGVGGIFRRAGGEGGEFVPESDDVKRAAAEALDLLVEMRDREGARLEVDLRGRLAGLREAIDGAEALAPERLERERRRLRDAVADLAGKGLDEDRLLREIALIADRWEISEELVRARSHVEAFEEFLEAPVDEPVGRRLGFLVQELQREFNTLGAKANDSRISRLVVEAKNEIERLREQVENVE, via the coding sequence GTGATTCGCAGCATGACCGGCTACGGCTCGGCGACCGTGACGCGGGAGACCGGGACCGTCACGGTCGAAGCGCGCTCGGTGAATTCCCGGGGGCTGAAGGTCGTGGTGAAGGCGCCCCCGGGCGTGGAGCGCGCGGAAAGCGAGCTTCGCGCCCTCGCGGAGTCCCGGGCCCGGCGCGGCCGCCTGGATCTCTTCGTCCGCGTGGAGGGCGCCCCGGAGGCGGGCGGCGCGAGCCTGGACGAGGCGCGCGTGCGGGAAGTGCTCGACGCGTGCGCGCGGCTCCGGGACGACTTCGGGGTGTCCGGCGAACCGGACATGGCTTCGCTGCTGGGCGTGGGCGGGATCTTCCGCCGGGCCGGTGGCGAGGGCGGGGAGTTCGTGCCGGAGTCGGACGATGTGAAGCGGGCGGCGGCGGAGGCGCTCGACCTGCTGGTGGAGATGCGGGATCGGGAGGGGGCTCGGCTCGAGGTCGACCTTCGGGGACGCCTGGCCGGGCTGCGGGAGGCGATCGATGGCGCGGAGGCGTTGGCGCCGGAACGGCTCGAGCGCGAGCGGCGCCGGCTCCGTGACGCGGTTGCGGACCTGGCCGGGAAGGGTCTGGATGAGGACCGGCTGCTGCGCGAGATCGCCCTCATCGCGGACCGCTGGGAGATCAGCGAGGAACTCGTGCGCGCCCGCTCGCACGTGGAAGCCTTCGAGGAGTTCCTCGAGGCCCCGGTCGACGAGCCGGTGGGGCGGCGGCTCGGCTTTCTCGTCCAGGAGTTGCAGCGCGAATTCAACACGCTGGGCGCGAAGGCGAACGACTCCCGCATCTCGAGACTCGTGGTGGAGGCGAAGAACGAGATCGAGCGGCTCCGGGAGCAGGTGGAGAACGTCGAGTGA
- the gmk gene encoding guanylate kinase: MSPAAAGSRTLFPVILSGPSGAGKTTIRDRLLAEARSPGFLFSVSMTTRAPRARERDGVDYRFVSRSRFEALVDSGAMLEYATVHGERYGTPRDNLDRAREAGAHLLLDIDVQGARQVWEAVAEVLSIFIVPPTGERIARQLRGRGSESPEQLRRRLTNARSELKAAAEFDRLVVNDRIEEAVAEVSALVAEGLVPRRRLGAADRRYVRRILGELDAL, encoded by the coding sequence GTGAGCCCCGCGGCCGCCGGGTCCCGTACCCTCTTTCCCGTCATCCTCTCCGGACCCTCCGGGGCGGGGAAGACGACGATCCGCGACCGGCTGCTCGCGGAGGCCCGCTCCCCCGGCTTCCTGTTCTCGGTCTCGATGACGACGCGGGCGCCGCGGGCGCGCGAACGGGATGGCGTGGACTACCGCTTCGTCTCGCGGAGCCGGTTCGAGGCGCTGGTGGACTCGGGGGCCATGCTCGAATACGCGACCGTCCACGGTGAACGGTACGGGACGCCGCGCGACAACCTCGACCGGGCGCGGGAAGCGGGCGCCCATCTCCTGCTCGACATCGACGTGCAGGGGGCCCGGCAGGTGTGGGAGGCCGTCGCGGAAGTCCTCTCGATCTTCATCGTCCCGCCCACCGGCGAGCGGATTGCGCGGCAGCTCAGGGGGCGGGGCAGCGAGAGCCCGGAGCAGCTCCGGCGCCGGCTCACCAACGCGCGATCGGAGCTGAAGGCCGCGGCGGAGTTCGACCGGCTCGTCGTCAACGACCGCATCGAGGAGGCAGTCGCCGAAGTGTCGGCGCTCGTGGCGGAGGGACTCGTGCCCCGCCGCCGTCTCGGCGCCGCGGATCGGCGGTACGTGAGACGCATCCTCGGGGAGTTGGATGCTCTTTGA